The genomic segment ACGAGGTCGCCGCCCTCGCGGAAATGAGACCCCCCCGGGTGACCAGGGGGTTCTCGGAGTTGCGAGGGCGGGATTTGAACCCGCGACCTCCGGGTTATGAGCTTGTCGTCAGCCGTGTCAGGGCGAGGCAGTGGGCGGTCAACATGGCCGCTGACCAGCATCTTGGCCGGTTCCGGTGTCGTGTGTCGCTGGTGGAGGCGAATTGTCCCCGCGCGTTGTGACCTCGTTGTGACCACGCGCCGGCCGGAGGTGGCGTGGTGACCCCGCCCAACCGGCACTCGATGAGGATCAGGCGGGGCGCTGGCAGGCGTGGGATCCCGCGGTGTCCGCGCTGCTCGACGACGCCGAGCTGGCCGATGCGGCCGCGCTGGCCTGCCGGTCGGTGCCACCGGCGGCGCGGGTGGGCCCGGCCGTGCGCGCGCACCTGATCCGCTGGGCCGCCCACATCTTCCAGCAGGCCGCGCCGCCAACCGCGCCGCCCACGCCGGACGTGAGGCCGACCGGCGCCGCCGGCACGTCGCCGGCCCCGCCACTGTCTGCGTCTGACACTTACCCGGGCCCCGCCAGACTGTTAGCGTCCGCGCGGCCGGTTTCGGCCCTTCGCCACAGCCCCGAGGCAGTGTCTGGTCGGAAGGAGAACGTCCGTGGACAAGACGTGGTCCGCCTAGCCCTCTATTGCCCCGGGTGACTGCCCGGCTTCCACCTCCCCTACCTCGCGGGGGCGGCGGACGGTCTGTTCGCCGAGCACGGGCTCGAGGTCGAGATACTCGAGCCGGCTCCGGGTCCCGGCAACATCCGACGGGTTGCGCGCGCCGACGCAGATTTCTGCCTGACGAGCGTCCTGCACTACCTCGTCGCGGTCGCGGAGGACGGCGAGCTGCCGGCTCGCTTCGCGGCCGTGATCAGCCAGGCGAGCCCGATGGCGGGTCTGGTTGCTGCGGACGCGTCACTGTCGGAGTCCGCGGATCTGGGTGGGCGGCGCGTCGGCGGTCCGCCGGGCGGACGTCTCCTGACCGAGTACCGCGCCTGCCTGGCCCGGCACGGCATCGCCGACCCCGTCGAGGTCACCTGCGCGTACGACGACGCCCCCGCCGCCCTGGCCCGGGGCGACATCGACGTGGTGCCGGACTTCGCCGACCTCCTGC from the Egibacteraceae bacterium genome contains:
- a CDS encoding ABC transporter substrate-binding protein produces the protein MPGFHLPYLAGAADGLFAEHGLEVEILEPAPGPGNIRRVARADADFCLTSVLHYLVAVAEDGELPARFAAVISQASPMAGLVAADASLSESADLGGRRVGGPPGGRLLTEYRACLARHGIADPVEVTCAYDDAPAALARGDIDVVPDFADLLPRVRRQARIEVRAVRIGVDVYATGLVAGDHVPAERVARMRAAVAAAVERQRQAPMTGLDALRRRYPAVDPDEAVEGWSLAQPAIFTGVPVGTMEPQRWRTTLAHYAAGHGLHVPDPVAVFRAEFATEAGRAPVGRATADR